DNA from Brassica napus cultivar Da-Ae chromosome C4, Da-Ae, whole genome shotgun sequence:
TGTTTACACTCATCTTTATAATATTTAGCAATATTAATCTGAaatacttagtttttttttctaaatcaacTCATACCAATGAGTATGTGAACATCTAGAAGACCCTTACATATCATTTTATATCTACTATTCTTTTGACTTTTCCATTATCTATATAAGTGCTTACAAGTCCCTTAGTGCCAAACCACAACATGACATTCTCAAAACAAGTTAGCATCTTTATGTTCCTCTTCTGCTTCCCTCTCCTAAACGCCCCAGCAGCAAAACGTTGCTACAATTCCTCATGTGGAAACAGAAACGTCGACGTTCGTTTTCTTTTCTGGCTCTTCCCCAAGCAATCTTCGACCTGTGGCCACACAAGATTCAACATTCTATGCACCGATCGCCACGAGACAGCATTAAAGCTTCCCAACACGGAACTATTCCTCGTCCGAGATATCGACTCTGAAAAACAGCTTATCCGCCTCAACGACCCTAACAACCGCATGGCCAGACGACTCCTCAGCTTCGACGCTTCAGGATCTCCTTTCTCTCCTCTCCACCTTCTCAACCACACCATCTTGACCTGTCCTAACGAGGACATCAAATCCTCCTCCCCTTACACACCCATCATTTGCCTTGGTAATTCAACGTCCTCCTTCTTCGCCACTCGTTTTGATCTCGCGAGTTCGATGCCGTCCTCTTGTCAAGTCTTCAAGACATTACTCCTTCCTGTTTCTTCACTAGTCGCTGTTCACCTCAACGATCAAGATCTCTGGCTGAAATGGGACTCACCGAGTGGCAGAGATTGTGAGGGTAGCCGTTCGTTAGGTGGGTTCAAAAACAATACCACGCTCGAAGTCAAGTGGTTCAGTTCCTTCAAATCTGGTTCGTTACCCAATTTCTTCTCTCATTCTTAACCTTCATGACATCCAAGATGACGAATTTCAAACCCAATGGATCAAATAGTTGACTTGATGGTTATTATCTACTCATTAGATAACAAAACATATCAAATCTGATACGGACAGATCATGTCATTGTCTTTTGATTAAATcaaacacatatataaaattcaaataCTAGAACATGCGGAAACGTCAGAACcgtaaattaaaataatatatatgtaacttTGAACAGCGTATAATAAactaaaactattttctttACCCTTCCCTTTTTTAAACACATGCAGGACTTTACAACTTCATTTTACTAATACTGAAGTTGATCTATCTCTCCCTAATGACACTACTCTTCGGAATAACTACTTGTGTGGTATATGTCACGTTCAGTTTCGAGTGGCTCCCTACTCAGATACGACGATCATTGGCACGGCATGCCACTCGCAAACCGCCTAGAGGTCGTGTTAGGTCTGCGATTGTTAGAGCGTACAAGAAAGTGAAAGTAGAGAAAAATATGAAGCTGCCAGGGAAAAATAACAACATATGTTCCATTTGCTTATCAGAATACGCGAGCAGTGAAACCGTTGGGTGCTTATTAATATGCGAACACTGCTTTCACGTCGAATGCATCGATACGTGGCTCCAGTTGCGTAGCTCTTGCCCGATTTGTCGAAACAGTTTCTCCATTAGGTGAAGTTTGTGACTAGTTAACCGGgcctcgtggtctggtggtaaaagaacctcggctgaggtgcccgccatcacgagttcgagccccggccacagcggatttaacatGGTTTTCGTTTGGCCTCCAGGACCTTCCTCGCCAGTTCCGGTTGGACGCGGTGGGATAGTCGGACTAAGTGAGAGGTCCGGATAcatggattatcaaaaaaaaaaaaaaaaaaaaaaaaaaaaaagtttgtgaCTAGTTGATGTTGTTCGATTGACTCTATCGAAAAGAGTGAAAAAAATTACGCTCTCTATGCATAGTAACCAGGTCCGTCTCAAACTTCTAGGAGGCCCGGTGCataaacaatacaaaattactaggtaataacccgctTCTTGCGCGGAatatgattattagtttcgttatttttttaataagaagacATTAaactgtttaatctggatatcggttcggttttaggttgttttttggtttttaatctcctaaaagataacaattattttaaatcaatatttatttggtttgttcggttaaaatgtttgatgtttttggtttttttcttgtgataatcaaaaattactattatttgtttgttttcttgttaTGAATCTTAAATAGTCGTGATGTCAAACCAATGGttttatattatagtttctaaacggataatagttaaaaaagaaaataaaattattaagacaaattattttactacaatttggtcgatagtgaaagaagcattaagaaaaagaatattttaacttccaaaaaaattagatatttcagttgtagtaaatacttagttactaggataagacctgcgtcTTGCACAGGGTGAgtttatttctatatattattgataatttttttatatatttgataattttattaatatatatatacaatattttttgttgttattatacaatttctttccgatggatcaaatcaatttttattaaaaatgatggaacaaaactataattaatacatcatgggttgatcggattggacattaaacaaattatgacataaaaaacttatttttttcattgaacacattcttgaaaaaaagtgaacagtattgatTTCACGGttgaattattttaacttttatcttccatatggttttgaaagctttcaaatcaaccatcgaattgatacatgtcattttaatgtttttagtcgtttacttaaggaaaacttacatttttgtaatttaaagtcgtttaaaaaaattaaaatataacatataagaaaaaatttaacatataagaaaaatataacatgtaaGGTGtccttatttttgtattttaaagtcgtgttttataaaaatataacatataaggtttcctcatttttgtaatttaatgtcattttaaaaaattctaaatataacatataagaaaaaatctaatttttttattatatggttaatgtgattgtttatttttttaataatataaaattaaacaaaatgaagaaggatgcaaaaattgttatcaaatctttattattcataatcattaattgtcatatatatgtaaatcatattaggtaa
Protein-coding regions in this window:
- the LOC125585980 gene encoding putative RING-H2 finger protein ATL21A, yielding MTFSKQVSIFMFLFCFPLLNAPAAKRCYNSSCGNRNVDVRFLFWLFPKQSSTCGHTRFNILCTDRHETALKLPNTELFLVRDIDSEKQLIRLNDPNNRMARRLLSFDASGSPFSPLHLLNHTILTCPNEDIKSSSPYTPIICLGNSTSSFFATRFDLASSMPSSCQVFKTLLLPVSSLVAVHLNDQDLWLKWDSPSGRDCEGSRSLGGFKNNTTLEVKWFSSFKSGSLPNFFSHS